The following proteins are encoded in a genomic region of Candidatus Krumholzibacteriota bacterium:
- a CDS encoding glutamate--tRNA ligase — MNTGDEKEIRVRFAPSPTGHLHVGGARTALYNWLYARKTGGKFVLRIEDTDALRSTEESYEGILRGLKWLGLYWDEGPDIGGEFGPYLQSARGVFYHSDARKLYENGMAYYCFCTPGELEEKKKEAAIRKLDTKYDRKCRSISPDEAASRIEKGESHVTRFKMPDEGNVIFRDVVRGEFEFSNSDLDDFILIRSDGKPTYNFAVVVDDARMKISHVIRGDDHISNTPRQVHLYKALGYRLPVFAHLPMILGEDKTRLSKRHGATSIDFYSEKHYLPDAMNNYLALLGWSFDGKRELFERKSLVKAFSLKKVSKNPAIFDNSRMEYINSEHFKKMPLVQKAVLAYRALEEEKVLPPAFNVDLTKPVELELVPGTEPLTTGISDEEKVFDKKEFQRLLLIIKVFGNRLKLLKDIPGMLRYFYQDEFSIDENAVGKYLNGEETGKRLALLADELENLKYFDLNAVEETIRSLADRLEIEAGDIIHPCRVALTGQAVSPDIFWVILFLGKKKACERLRKVSGKTR, encoded by the coding sequence ATGAACACAGGTGATGAAAAGGAGATCAGGGTAAGATTCGCTCCCAGCCCGACCGGCCATCTTCACGTCGGCGGCGCGAGGACAGCTCTATATAACTGGTTGTACGCGAGAAAGACCGGTGGGAAGTTCGTGCTGAGGATCGAGGATACGGACGCTTTGCGTTCGACGGAGGAATCGTATGAGGGGATACTGAGAGGGTTGAAATGGCTCGGACTCTACTGGGACGAAGGCCCCGATATCGGCGGTGAATTCGGTCCCTACCTTCAATCGGCGCGGGGGGTATTCTATCATTCGGACGCCCGAAAGCTATATGAAAACGGTATGGCGTATTATTGCTTCTGTACGCCTGGAGAACTCGAGGAAAAGAAGAAAGAAGCCGCGATAAGGAAGCTCGACACGAAATATGATCGAAAATGCAGGAGTATCTCACCTGACGAAGCTGCCTCCAGGATAGAGAAGGGTGAAAGTCATGTCACAAGGTTCAAAATGCCGGATGAAGGCAATGTTATCTTCAGGGATGTAGTGAGGGGAGAGTTCGAGTTCTCAAATTCCGACCTCGATGATTTTATTCTTATAAGGTCGGACGGAAAGCCGACGTATAATTTCGCAGTCGTGGTAGATGACGCGAGGATGAAGATATCACATGTGATCAGGGGCGATGATCATATTTCGAACACGCCTAGGCAGGTACACTTATATAAAGCCCTCGGTTACAGGTTGCCCGTATTTGCCCATCTTCCGATGATTCTTGGCGAGGACAAGACAAGGCTCAGCAAGAGGCATGGAGCTACTTCGATAGATTTCTACAGTGAAAAACATTATCTTCCCGACGCGATGAACAACTATCTCGCCCTTCTGGGATGGTCTTTCGACGGAAAACGGGAATTGTTTGAAAGAAAATCACTCGTTAAGGCTTTCTCCCTTAAAAAAGTATCGAAAAACCCGGCTATATTCGACAATTCGAGAATGGAATACATCAATTCAGAACATTTCAAGAAGATGCCTCTTGTACAGAAGGCGGTTCTGGCCTACAGAGCGCTGGAAGAGGAAAAGGTGCTTCCACCCGCTTTTAACGTGGACCTGACAAAACCGGTAGAGCTTGAACTCGTTCCGGGCACTGAACCTCTTACGACCGGGATCTCGGATGAGGAGAAGGTCTTTGACAAGAAAGAATTCCAGAGATTGTTGCTGATAATCAAGGTTTTCGGGAACAGGTTAAAACTCCTCAAGGATATACCGGGGATGTTGAGGTATTTTTATCAGGATGAATTCAGCATCGATGAAAATGCCGTCGGGAAATACCTCAATGGCGAAGAAACAGGAAAGAGGCTGGCGCTTCTTGCCGATGAACTGGAAAATCTGAAGTATTTCGACCTCAACGCGGTGGAGGAGACTATCAGGTCGCTCGCCGACAGGCTGGAAATAGAGGCTGGAGATATCATTCATCCATGCCGCGTAGCCCTTACCGGGCAGGCGGTTTCTCCTGATATTTTCTGGGTAATACTCTTTCTGGGCAAGAAAAAAGCGTGTGAAAGGCTCAGGAAGGTATCTGGCAAAACACGGTAA